One genomic segment of Bombina bombina isolate aBomBom1 chromosome 4, aBomBom1.pri, whole genome shotgun sequence includes these proteins:
- the LOC128655822 gene encoding vomeronasal type-2 receptor 26-like produces MQTPPKGCLESTAKVGNSMANCATVLLPWQRSRRDNSTAEVGPEVPNTEDNAEMKIPRSTCSDTCHSGYRKSTRQGEPSCCYDCVPCSEGEITNATDMETCIPCSEDQWSNQGRDTCIPRTVEFLSYEDLLGAALASVSVVLAVITALVLGLFTLHWDSPVVRANNRGLSFLLLFALMFSFLCCLLFIGYPAKGTCQLRQTVFGFFFTAAVSSVLAKTITVVIAFKVTKPNSKLRKLLRPSMSYRFVLVCSLGQAVICTVWLITSPPYPDYDTQSITGKMILKCNEGSPIAFYIVVSYLGGLAALSFLVAFAVRKVPDRYNEAQMITFSMLMFCSVWISFIPAYLSSNSKYMVALEIFAILASSSGILGCIFFPKCYIIMWRPDLNSKGNFITKHTNIKT; encoded by the exons atgcagacccctcctaaaggctgccttgagagcactgccaagGTGGGAAACTcaatggcgaattgtgccacagtcCTATTGCCCTGGCAGAGGTCCAGGAGAGACAATTCTACAGCAGAGGTagggccagaagtcccaaacacagaagataatgcagaaatgaaa ATTCCTCGCTCCACGTGCAGTGATACCTGTCACTCAGGCTATAGAAAATCTACTCGTCAGGGTGAGCCCAGCTGTTGCTATGACTGTGTTCCATGTTCTGAAGGCGAGATCACTAATGCAACAG ATATGGAAACCTGCATTCCCTGCTCAGAAGATCAGTGGTCCAATCAAGGAAGAGACACCTGTATTCCAAGAACTGTAGAGTTCCTCTCATATGAAGACCTATTGGGTGCTGCTCTTGCTTCTGTGTCTGTTGTCCTGGCTGTAATAACAGCATTAGTGTTGGGACTTTTTACTTTACATTGGGACAGTCCTGTAGTCCGAGCCAATAACAGGGGCCTCAGCTTCTTGCTCCTGTTTGCCCTCATGTTCTCCTTCCTCTGCTGCTTGTTATTCATTGGGTATCCTGCAAAAGGAACTTGTCAGCTGCGACAAAcagtatttggatttttttttactgcTGCTGTCTCATCTGTCCTGGCTAAAACCATCACAGTTGTCATTGCATTCAAAGTCACAAAGCCTAATAGCAAATTAAGGAAATTGCTAAGGCCCAGCATGTCCTACCGTTTTGTCCTTGTCTGCTCATTGGGTCAGGCTGTTATATGTACTGTGTGGTTAATCACTTCTCCTCCTTACCCAGACTATGACACCCAGTCCATCACAGGGAAGATGATATTAAAGTGTAATGAAGGATCCCCTATTGCATTCTATATTGTTGTTAGTTACTTGGGAGGTCTTGCTGCTCTGAGTTTCCTTGTTGCATTTGCAGTAAGGAAGGTGCCTGATCGTTACAATGAAGCCCAGATGATCACCTTCAGCATGCTGATGTTCTGCAGTGTCTGGATCTCCTTTATCCCAGCCTACCTGAGTTCCAACAGCAAATACATGGTGGCTTTGGAGATCTTCGCCAtcctggcatccagcagtgggataCTGGGCTGTATCTTCTTCCCCAAGTGTTACATAATCATGTGGAGACCAGATCTAAATAGCAAAGGGAACTTTATAACTAAACACACAAATATCAAAACATAG